A region from the Palaemon carinicauda isolate YSFRI2023 chromosome 9, ASM3689809v2, whole genome shotgun sequence genome encodes:
- the LOC137646538 gene encoding uncharacterized protein yields the protein MKCRPRANSQKTRTSATYSIDLRLLISQDPNRWGFYLRDAVSGRIMLVDNGGLHSTFPTMKEYHGNPIDSTVQLVAANGSPLHCYGTRTLKISIMGHSYIWTFIIADVNWEPIYWPNTELLVDVGRKRLLNTGHVVLLTSTTSSGILTLDPPTHVKFRQLRPQELHDAKNTFTDMEWMGICKKVAVLWASAFQMVKKPNGIWRPCGTIPAST from the exons ATGAAGTGCAGACCCCGTGCAAATTCCCAAAAAACTAGGACGTCGGCCACCTACAGCATCGACCTCCGTCTGCTAATATCACAGGACCCCAACAGGTGGGGGTTCTACCTACGTGACGCTGTGTCAGGCCGGATAATGTTGGTTGACAACGGCGGCCTACACTCAACATTCCCGACGATGAAGGAGTACCATGGAAACCCCATCGACTCCACCGTCCAGTTGGTGGCCGCCAACGGCAGCCCCCTCCATTGTTACGGGACCAGGACATTGAAGATCTCCATCATGGGACACTCCTACATCTGGACCTTCATCATTGCCGACGTCAATTGGGAGCCGATTTACTGGCCGAACACGGAACTGTTGGTGGACGTAGGCCGGAAGCGCCTCCTCAACACGGGGCATGTCGTTCTCTTAACCTCTACCACCAGCTCAGGCATACTCACCTTA GACCCCCCCACTCATGTCAAGTTTCGCCAACTACGACCCCAGGAGCTCCATGATGCCAAGAACACGTTCACCGACATGGAGTGGATGGGGATCTGCAAGAAGGTAGCAGTCCTATGGGCCTCCGCCTTCCAAATGGTAAAGAAACCCAACGGCATCTGGAGACCTTGCGGGACTATCCCTGCCTCAACCTGA